NNNNNNNNNNNNNNNNNNNNNNNNNNNNNNNNNNNNNNNNNNNNNNNNNNNNNNNNNNNNNNNNNNNNNNNNNNNNNNNNNNNNNNNNNNNNNNNNNNNNNNNNNNNNNNNNNNNNNNNNNNNNNNNNNNNNNNNNNNNNNNNNNNNNNNNNNNNNNNNNNNNNNNNNNNNNNNNNNNNNNNNNNNNNNNNNNNNNNNNNNNNNNNNNNNNNNNNNNNNNNNNNNNNNNNNNNNNNNNNNNNNNNNNNNNNNNNNNNNNNNNNNNNNNNNNNNNNNNNNNNNNNNNNNNNNNNNNNNNNNNNNNNNNNNNNNNNNNNNNNNNNNNNNNNNNNNNNNNNNNNNNNNNNNNNNNNNNNNNNNNNNNNNNNNNNNNNNNNNNNNNNNNNNNNNNNNNNNNNNNNNNNNNNNNNNNNNNNNNNNNNNNNNNNNNNNNNNNNNNNNNNNNNNNNNNNNNNNNNNNNNNNNNNNNNNNNNNNNNNNNNNNNNNNNNNNNNNNNNNNNNNNNNNNNNNNNNNNNNNNNNNNNNNNNNNNNNNNNNNNNNNNNNNNNNNNNNNNNNNNNNNNNNNNNNNNNNNNNNNNNNNNNNNNNNNNNNNNNNNNNNNNNNNNNNNNNNNNNNNNNNNNNNNNNNNNNNNNNNNNNNNNNNNNNNNNNNNNNNNNNNNNNNNNNNNNNNNNNNNNNNNNNNGACATATGGTTTATTCATTAAAGTTAAGAGATTGTGATGTGAGACTAAATACATCGTAATACATGGGAGATAATACTCATTATTAGAGGAACTATCACCATGATTCATATATTTGGTCTCTTATTACATTTGATGGTTGAATAAAATGGaccaagtgggagaatgttagcCTTATACAGAAGAGaggttacattttttaatattatattcttaatattatatctttcccatttattttatttcctttagttaatattataaagcagTTAATATTCTGAATAGTgatccattttatttttaaaataaaaaccgtTTGTAAAACGTGTGTGCCCATCATTCCCACCATGATCTCTTCTGAGGTTAAATACTCTGTGATggtttttagaataaaatagattacagaaaatttcatatcaggTCACTGAGCCTACTCTTTCCTTCATATATATCACCATCGTGTTTTAAGAGCAAGGGTTCAGAAACCAGAAATTAGGCAAGCATACAACGTACAACAATGGCTGGAGGTTGGTCTTTCTGCTTCCgcttttattcttgtaaatctaaatatgattaaatgtgcttgtttgatatatttagatttattgaatcttCAGTATGAATCTTTGTATGAACATGTTTTTACAGCAGATGCTCCAGATACATGATAAAGATGCGAAAATAGGAAAAGACTTgtgttaattaaagtttttgtacTATAAACGTTAGATACAatgtaatcaaatttattttatttcatttttattttttaatttcaatattatataagtAGATTTCTGcgatgatatttaaattttgaaaatttaaattttatatcttaaaaatgggataacatgatatttttaacatcaatttgTACTTAGATATTATGTgcgtaaaattaaatattaataaataatataataataaaattaactaaaatagaGTTTAATACATATATGAACTTTAAATCTGGTTTAATCcttaaaaatcaacttatatatattgtcaatttatatgaaaacaaaCAATTTATCTTTCTGTACCTGTTATTAATTGGATTGAAAGTTTGTGTTGTAGGAGTATTTTCACCACCACATCATGCGGTATTAGAAAACGACACGTGTTAAAAAGAACATCATCATGTGACGCCATATAAAAGTTcagaaattacaacttttttatttcttcttttatcctAAAATGGTCGATACTCGTGAGGTTTACTTGTGAGGCTGAATTCCATCATTGAAGGGTAATATAGCGACGATTTTCAAGTATAACAACGTGAAAAACGAGTCCACATTAGAATATGAATAGTATCTAACtgatatataatttgtaataaaaaaattaatttgttatttattggattttttttaaaatatttgtcaatattttaaaatttatgaatacatgtagatatttaaaaagatatattttataaattattaaaataaaatataaataaaaattaaagaaaaatatataaaatataatataaattaaaatttaatttttatcaaatttaatataatcaaatataaattaatttaattataattaaatttaatttagttgttagatatattacattattttacatttacttttattttttagttagtttgttattattttttatttgtattttagacttagttcatattttttctattataaacaGAGAATCTTATGCGTGTATTTAACACAACTGAGATTAatctcaaatataatttttcactaCATTCAACATTAgtaaaatatagattaaatttttattttatttttttgaagatAATAAATACTTGCGGATACATAATATTTGTACTTGATccgtttataaaaaaatattaaaatacatgtAAGTACGGACTATTCGTTGCGGATTTTATCTACAAATATTCACGATTATGAGTATTGTTTCGTATAGTAGAGTCGAGAGTTATTCCTTCATACTTTATGTtgttcttctttgttttatCTCGAGTTCTTTTTCTAAGGTGTTTCTCACTAAAGTCCGGATCAAATGAGTAAGTATCTCTCAAAGACACTCTGATACTCAAGTTAGttaattatactaattaattatCACATTTAAGTCTTAAATGTCTAATAAATGTCATCACCTACCTCCTTACTTTAAGtctgtatttataaatttcggAGTGGACTTTTGATTATGACTGACCCAATTACAACCTAATAGTCTATaagtatgttttattttgttaatcgTAGTGAGTTTATGTTTATGACTTTAACATGTATGTTACACAACGATAATTTATAAAGATGACAAATCGGTATATGTGATCTCTAAAGTCACTAGAAAATACTCATTCGTATGAAAGTAGACCACTTGTTCATACAAAGGATGCATTGACCGGATGATTTATATTCTATAaatgttttttgaaaaaatattctttgacacacctatattttttatattcattttacactatctttacttaatttttactcttttttttttcttgaaaaactacaaaactttatacTTATAAGATTTAATCCTTGTATTCTCTCTCAAATAAATGTAAGAATATGTCATGTTATTAttactcatattttttttatgtttaattgtgtCCATTATACTGAATTACTTTATAGacatagtattttattttattttaaataaaaataatttatcttaatttaatgTTATGAGAGAGATTATCATTTAATCATCTagaaaaaataatctttaagaTATCATTTCTCTAATAGTACGGTTCTTGAAAACATGTCATGAAAACACTGTCATGGTAGAAGAGTTACTTATCATTATAGAGAATCTTCTCACAGCTAAAAgttctttttattcttaatatgGTGTTATCCACTCAATGGGTCTAGAAGATGAGTTTGTTTGTATATTAGGTTTACTTCCAAggagaacaataaaaaaaaaaaaaaagagttacaTATTTTGATGGATGGAAGATAATATTTTGACTACGTGtaattttattgatctatttgaatttacatttaaaaaagtatttaaaacggAAGCTGTCACGTATACATTATTAAACATGTGTTGTTAAAAAGGCTTTTTCCTAATATAAATATAAccatcttgaattttttttttgaataatttaatttctattttaattacatATCCAATTTCGTTATTAAGTTATTCCAGCAGAAAGGGTTGTGGAAAGAAGCATACTCATCCACATGTCTCCTTATCAGCAATTCTTTCCGTTCATTATCTTTTTATCACCATTATCACCATTAATttgaatcaagaaaaacatttCCCCAGGAAATTGAATGCACCCGGCTATATGATTTTAGAAGTGATACTTTGAGTTATAATTCTATTCATTTTACGTTTTCAGTTTCCGTCCATGAAGCTAACACCATAGTCCCATAGTCAGACACCGACAAAAATCTTCAAGAGCATGTTGTACCACGAAAATCCTCTCTCCAACTACACAGAACCACTCACCGTTTCTTTCTGCTTGTTGTTATTTCTCTTCATTCTTTCGTCCATTTCCAGAAAGCTCAAAAACCACAGTGCAGGAACAAGGAAATCACCGCCAGAAGCAAGTGGCGCATGGCCTTTGATTGGTCACCTCCATCTCTTAGGAGGGTCCAAACCGCCACACGTTACGTTGGGATGCATGGCGGACAAATACGGCCCCATCTTCACCTTGCGTCTGGGAGCTCACAAAACGCTGATTGTGAGCGATTGGGAAATGGCCAAACAGTGCTTTACCGCCAACGACAGAGCGTTCGCTAACCGTCCAAAATCCATGACCTTTGAAGTGTTGGGCTACAACTCCTCCTTGATTGCGTTCATCCCCTACGGTTCTTACTGGCGCCAGGTACGGAAAATCGCCACGTTGGAGCTTCTCTCTTCTCGCCGCATAGACGCGCTGAAGCCCGTGATGGAAGCCGAAGTGAAAGCAGCGATGAGAGAGAGTTATAATTTGtggttgaagaagaaaaacggCTTTTCCGAAATGAAGAGGTGGTTTGGGAACATAGCGTTGAACATTATGTTCCAAACTGTGGTAGGAAAACGTTTTTCTAGTGACGGCGACGTGAACGAAGAGAACGAACGGCTCCGAGTGGCATTCAGAAAGTTTTTGGATCTGGGCGGTTCATTCGCTGTGTCTGACTGTATGCCCTATTTGAGATGGTTGGATTTGGATGGTAAAGagaggaaaatgaagagaaCGGCCAAAGAGATAGATGGGTTTCTCCAGATTTGGCTTGAAGAACACAAACGCAACCGGGATTGTAGTTCAGGTGAACGGAAACAGAGCCATGACCTGATGGACGTGCTTCTTGGACTTGTTGAAGAGGGTGAAGAGTTTGATGGTCATGACTCTGACACCAAAATCAAAGCTATGTGCCTGGTACGTGTCAACTTTTAGTTTGTTACTGTCTTTCTTCCTTATTCGTCACGAAAAATGAtaggaaaaatgtttttttaacaattatttttataacttttttactaTA
This DNA window, taken from Vigna radiata var. radiata cultivar VC1973A chromosome 5, Vradiata_ver6, whole genome shotgun sequence, encodes the following:
- the LOC106762167 gene encoding cytochrome P450 CYP82D47; amino-acid sequence: MLYHENPLSNYTEPLTVSFCLLLFLFILSSISRKLKNHSAGTRKSPPEASGAWPLIGHLHLLGGSKPPHVTLGCMADKYGPIFTLRLGAHKTLIVSDWEMAKQCFTANDRAFANRPKSMTFEVLGYNSSLIAFIPYGSYWRQVRKIATLELLSSRRIDALKPVMEAEVKAAMRESYNLWLKKKNGFSEMKRWFGNIALNIMFQTVVGKRFSSDGDVNEENERLRVAFRKFLDLGGSFAVSDCMPYLRWLDLDGKERKMKRTAKEIDGFLQIWLEEHKRNRDCSSGERKQSHDLMDVLLGLVEEGEEFDGHDSDTKIKAMCLALILAGSDTTTGTLAWALSLLLNNRKVLRKAIEELDAEIGSKRIVNVSDLKKLKYLESIIKETLRLYPAAPLSVPHESMENCTVGGYHVASDTRLLTNLSKLQRDPSLYANPLEFCPERFLTTHKEVDVNGQHFELIPFGAGRRMCPGISFSLQAMQLTLATLLHGFDIATNDGGPVDMVEQIGFTNIRASPLQVILTPRLSSHIYDQI